Genomic DNA from Niabella ginsenosidivorans:
ATAACTGGCTGATGAGTAACATCTCTGCTGCTTTTGCTGATACTCTGTATAGTTAAGTAAAGCCTGAAATTGTCATCTGTTTAACTGCCGTAATTTTTTTTGAGACGGTCCGTTCAATACCGCGCCTGTACTATCAAAACGGGATCCGTGGCAGGGACAATCCCAGCTCCGCTCTGCATTGTTCCACTGCACCAGGCAGCCGGCATGTGGACATACAGGGTCCAATGCAAAGATGTTGCCTTCTTCATTTTTGTAAACGGCGATCGGTTGACCTCCCTGTTTGACCACACGCCCTTCCCCGATGCCAAGCCCTGCAAATGCTTCCGGTACTTCCACAGATAAGCGGTCTCCTATAAAATGCCGCACCACGTCCGCGTTTTCTTTAATAAAATTGCTGAAGCCCGCCACTGGCTTAATGCGGGATGGAGCCAGCAAGGTCTTATAAGGGTTGTCATTGCCGGTAATAAGATTGCAAAGAATGCGGCCGGCCAGCGTGCCAAAGATCATCCCGTTCCCGCTATAGCCGGTTGCTGTATACAGGTGATCGTTGTTCCCGGGCAACCGGCCGATATAAGGCAACCCGTCGGCAGGTTCATAATACTGTGACGACCACCGGTAGGGGATAGATGCTATCCGGAAAAACTTTGCAGCATAGGCTTCCAGTTCACGAAAGAGCTGTCCGGTATTGTCCGCATGCCCGGTTTTATGGTCGCAGCCGCCCACAATCAACAGCGGCGCTCCCTGGTGCCGGGCCGTTCTGAAATAATGATAGGGATCTTCTATATCATAGACCAGCGCATCGGGGTAGGAATGATCTGCAAGCCGGATTCCCAGAACATAGGAGCGGTAAGGGGCACACCGGAAATGCAGCAGGTTGATGCCCGGAGGAATATGGGTAGCGTATACGACGTCTGCCGCGCTATACCTGCCGTTCGCAGAATATACTTCCTGGATTCCTTCCTTTTGCACAACTTTCTGAACCGGGGCTCCCGTTCTTATTGCTCCTCCCGCCTCCAGGAATTGATGCAATAAGGCCTTTAAATATTTTAAAGGATGCAACTGCGCCTGCCCCGGAAATTGTATAGCTGTTGTAAAAGGTACCGGTAACGGGATTGAAGAGCCGGGCGCTGCTTCGATCCCTGCCGTGCGCATCCCTTCCAGCATTTTTCCCAGCTCATCATCTTCCTTTTCGTTTTGCGCATATAAATAACCCTTTTTTTCTTCAAAATCACAATCGATCTCGTATGCTTTTATATGTTCTTTAATCAGGCCAATAGCCTCTTTAGCGCCTTGTGCCACCAGCCGGGAGCTCGCTGTTCCGAATTTTTTAATAAGCTCCGGATAGGAGGTGTCCAGAACGGTATTCAGATGTGCTGTGGTAGCGGAAGAAGTGCCAAAGCAAACCGTATGCGCTTCAAGGATCAGGCATTTTTTTCCGGCCTGTTGTAAGAATAAACCCGTTGTAATGCCCGTGATCCCTGCGCCAGCAATAATGACGTCGAATGGCGCTTTTGTATCCGGGCTTTGAGGAATACGGATCTCGAAATTGTCCTGCCAGGGGGTGGTGGTAAAAGCGTCTCTGTCCATAACATAATGATTAAAGGATTAGAGGAAAAAAGCAGTTCAGGAAAGCATCCCTGCTGTCAGAGAACGGCCGGTAAAATACCTCTAATAGTAATGTCCGGGTTCATTAAAATTTTTCAAACATTATACCATAACTGAACCGGCCGGCGATGTGCCTGTAATGGACAGAAACAAACGGCGCTGATTCACGTATTGTAGAAAACGTTTCCCATTTATTGGCTTTACCGGCCCCAATGATCCGCAGGTTCCGTTAAAACCTGCTGTAAACAGCCTTGAATAATCCGGGTATGGTAATTGCCTGTACCGTTATGTATTCCGGGGTTAAAAATCATTCAACAAAAAAGATATGAAAATTGTCATAAAGTCGCTGGTCACGGACCCAGGAGTAAAAGCGTTCGGTAAAATGATGGGAACAGACCATTCAGAGCCCAATAACGAATTGAACAGGATTGCAGCAGGTCTTTCTTCAAAGAGCGGAGCCGGTTTGGGCAGGCCCTGTATAAAACAAATGGCCGGAAGTCATGAAAAAAAGGTCCGGCTTTTGAAAATGCCCGACAGCAGGTACAGGATAGCGCTGCCGGGGCATTTGTAATAAATACACTGCCCGTATTACGATCTCATTGTAACATGCCCGGGGCTGCAAAAGGCAAAGTAATTCCGGGTGTTGAACCTTTTATTTTATTGTGTAAAACCTGTTCTGATGAAGCGGATACTAATGGTAGTAACCTCTCATGCCAAAATGGAAAATACAAAAAGCACCACCGGCGTTTGGCTGGGGGAATTTACTGACCCGTATTACGAATTTACCGATGCGGGGTGGGAGGTAAGGCTGTGCAGCCCGGCAGGCGGACGCCCGCCGGTTGACCCGCTCAGTACACTGACCGGAAATATTACAGCGTCTAACCGGCGCTTCAGTGATGATCCGGAGGCAAGGCTTGCCTTTGAAAATACTTATATGCTCGATGAAATTGACCCTACACAATATGACGCCGTTTTTTATCCGGGCGGCCATGGCCCGCTGTGGGACCTGGCATCTAATGAACTCAGCGGGCGTTTGATTTTATCTTACCTGAAAGCAGGTAAACCTGTGGCCGCTGTTTGTCATGGCCCTGCGGCTTTGATTATGGCTGCGGAATTACAACCCGGACTGTTAAAAGGAAAAAAAATCGCAGCTTTTACCAATGAAGAGGAGGTGCTGACATTCCGGGTAAATCACATACCTTATAAATTGGAAAACAGGCTTAGAGAGCTGGGTGCTGATTTTAGCAGTGCTGCTTTGCCGTTTGCCGGTCATGTGGTGATGGATGGGTTATTGATCACCGGCCAGAACCCGCTTTCAGCAGCGCCCGCTGCCCGCCGGCTCATCAACCTGATGAGCGACCGGGCTGCATATGTGCAGCATCAGGTATAAATACAACTTTCGTTCTGTATCAGAATAAGTAATAGTTGTTCCCGGATCCGGCCGGCGAAGTGAGGGCTGCAGGTTGGTGGCGTATCAGTAATGAGGGCTTCAGCAGGCGCGCCTGCTACAGGCCGGTTGCGCTGGCACATACGGTTTATCTGCGCTTCCGCCAGAGGCGGGAGAGCTGCATTGTCAGCGGGCTGTTCGTGATCATGGTATTAACAGTGCCCGCATTACTGGTGCAGCGGCCATCGTTCTTTTTGAGCGCACGTTAATAGATAAACAGATCTTTTGTGTTTTCACAGCTGACTGACCGCATAATTACTGCAACGACCGGGCACCTGAGCTGCAAAAACGCTTGCAGCTATTTATCAGTGCCTGCACATTCTATGTTGCAAAATGCAGTGCCGGAGGCACATTTGTGAATTAGCGGCAGTTAAACAGCAAGCCCGGATTAAGAGCTCAGTTGAAAATAAAGCAGCGCAATGATTGCCAGGGTCATTATAATGAATGTAAGAATACCCATCACATTAGAGAACGTGCCGTTGGTATATGCTTTCATAATCTTCCTGTTGTTGCAGATATGCACAATCACTGCAATCATAACCGGCGCTGTGATCCCGTATAGCACGGCAGTATATACCAGCATTTTTAAGGGGCTTATTCCTGTCAGGTCAATGGCCAGGCCAACAAGGAGTGAAAAAATCACCACCAGGTAAAACCCCGGGGCCTGATAAAACTTTTTATCCAGCCCTTGCTTCCAACCAAAGGTTTCTGCCACAATATAAGACAGGGAGCCGGAGAGTATGGGTATTGCAAGGAAACCGGTGCCGATAACGCCAACCGCAAATATGATATAGGACATGCTCCCTGCCAGTGGCTCCAGGGCTTTGGCAGCCTGTTCTACTGTATCAATTTGTTTAATATGACCGTGCAGCACCATGCCCGTTGTAAGTATAATAAAGAACATGACCAGGTTGGAGGCAAACATACCGGTTCTTACGTCCTGCTTCATATCGCTGATTACCTGTTTGTTAACGAAGATTTTTGATGCCGTTTTTTTCTTGTCTTCTGCCTCCATAGTGGCCTGCCAGAAAAATAAATAGGGTGAGATCGTGGTGCCCAGAATGGCAACAAATATTTCCAGGAAGTCTTTATCAAACCGGATGGCCGGTACAAAAGTGTGTTTTATTACGTCCATCCAGTCAGGTTTTAGCAGGAAAGGAACAATAATATACAGCAGCATACTCAGGCAGAGCCATTTCAGGATATTTGCTATTCTTTGATACGAAAATTTTACAATGGCGAATAATAATAAAGCCGTAAACAGAATACAGAATACAAAGGAAGGGATAAAAGGAAACAATAAATGGCTTACTGCGCCCATGCCTGCAATATCGGAACCAATATTCAATACCGTAGCCGGCACACTGAATATGAGCATCATGTACAGAATAAATTTTGGGTAATGCTTCTTCAGGGTGGTGGTTAGCCCGGCAGAGGTAACGATCCCGATTTTTGCGCACATTGCCTGTACTGATGCCATGAGCGGGAACGTGATTAACGCTGTCCAAAGCGTTTGAAACCCGAAAAGCGTACCAGCCTGGGAATAGGTTGCAATTCCTGACGGGTCATCGTCTCCGGCGCCGGTTACAAGGCCCGGGCCTAAAATTTTAATAAAATGCCTGAAACGCGATTTTTTTTCCTGATCCTTTTTTTTCTGCTGCATATTTAAATAGTTGACATGATAACGCCTACTAAAAAAGCACCCTGTTTCAAAGGTGCTTTTTAACGAACCGGTACCTGATTTCAGCTGTTCATTTTTGTTTTAATTATTTCTGCTCTCACCTGTTTGGGTAATGATCAGTTTGGGAAAAAGCCGGTCAGTTACTCCCGGAATGCGCTTTGGTTTTTTAGTTTTTCCTGTAATAATTATTCCGGATCAAAGCGGCTGATCCCGCCTTTCAATTCATGAGCCGGCAGGCACCGGATCCTATTCCCCGGCTTTACTGTTGCGGCCCATAAAAAAGGAAATAAGCAGGAGAACAATAAATATATAAAATACGATTTTTGCAATACCCGCAAAAGCGCTGGCAATTCCGGTAAAACCCAGAACGGCTGCAATAAGCGCAATAATGAGGAAGGTAATTGTCCAGCGTAGCATAAGGAATCATTTAAGGTAAAAGAATTTGCTGTTATAAGATCAACAATCATACCATTATATAATCATTTAAGTATAGATGCCGGCTTCCGTTTGCCTGATTGATGCTGGCAGCATTTTTGTTTTTCTGTTCAACAAAACAGGTTAAAATTTTTACTGTGGCCGGGTATTCAAAAAAAGCAGGCGATGAGGTAGAGAAAGCGATGCATGAAAAAAAGAAGGAAAGTTACCAGCCGTAAACAGGCCATCGCAATGGAATGGCCCGAAGCCAGAAAAGCAGGTGCCCAAAAATCAAAAGAATGATAAACCGGCAATACCTGGTTCAATTCAGGAGATCTTTTCTTATTATTTCAAACAACCATAATTTGAACAATCTGTCTCCGGTTTTCCCAATAGTGTCATAAGTTATTGGCGTAAACAATCTACAATCGGGGAAATAATTCCTCATTTTAGAAATGTTTTTAAATAAAGGCCGGGCGTAATATTTTAAGTAAACTCTAAATTAGCCTGCTCTAAACACAAAAGAGGTTATCCGTTTTCTGGATGACCTCTGCTTTTTAACTTTTAAATTAACCAGGCCGGTACCCCTCTGTATTTAAGCATACACCCTTAACCACTTCACCACCATTTACATGGATCACCTTGCCGGTGATAAAGAAGCGTCATCTGATGCCAGGAAAACACAGGCGGGGCCTAATTCTGAAGGTTGGCCGGCACGTTTCATGGCCGTTTCACTTCCAGATTCCTTTATCTTTTTGCTGTCGAATGATGAAACGATGAGCGGTGCCCACACCGGCCCCGGCGCCACTCCGTTTACCCTTATTTTCTTTTGGCTCAGATTGTTGCCAATGAGCGGGTAAACTATGCTAAGGCGGACAGGGAGCAAGGCTTCCCGCTGCAGGAAAAGATCAGCTGTTTACGTGCAACGGTTTCTGTTTTACTGCATTTGTGCGTAGTATTTTTCACCTTTCTTTCTTCATATGGTCCCTGTTTTCCGGGGCAATGGGATTGATAAGGGGCTTTAAAAATATTTTCAGTGAAAGGCCCCCGCAAAATTCTGTAAAGTATAACCTTTTTTATAAGGAATCCCTAAACCTGGATTTTCATAAAAACAGCCAAAGGGGCAGCGGAGAGCTCTGCAGTAACCAGTGCAGGAAAAATTTGCAGATTTAAATAGGGGCGCTATTTTTAATGAGGCGCTGACAGCACGTGGAATATTTTTTGCGCCAAATATCAGCGTAGGTAAGAATAGCTTCGTCGGTTTGGATATCCGTTGCAGGTTATGCGCAGGCCTCCGGCTGTCATATAGATTTTTATAAAATGCATATTCAAAATTCTGTTTTATTGGCTGAAGAAAAGCAGGCCCTCCTGGCGGCGATTGTATCCTCGTCTCAGGACGCCATCATAAGCAAAACGCTGAAAGGCATTGTTACCAGCTGGAATCCTGCTGCTGAACGCCTGTTCGGCTATCAGGAATATGAAGCGCTGGGAAAGCATATCTCACTGATTATACCGGAAGACCACATACATGAAGAAGATTTTATTCTGCAGCAAATATCCAAAGGGTTGCGTATAGAGCATTTTGAAACAATACGGATAACAAAGGATGGTAAGCGCATCCCCATCTCGTTAACTGTATCGCCGGTACTTAACCAGCGCGGGGAAATTACCGGGGCGTCTAAAATTGCGCGCGATATCTCCGGGGATATTGCTGCCAAACAGGAAAAAGAGCAGCTTTATGAGGAGATTAAAATGCTCAATAAAAAGAAAGATGAATTTATTGCATTGGCCACTCATGAGTTAAAAACGCCTATAACCTCTTTGCGCGGATTTTTGGAACTGTTGCAGCTAAACGTTGCCCGGAACAGTACCACCGCAGGTTTGCTTGAAAGATGTGCACGGCAGGTAAATAAATTAAACATATTGCTGAATGATCTGTTAGATGTTTCCCGGCTCCAGCTCGGGAAATTGCAGCTTCGGTATGAATATTTTGATATTGTTGCAATGGCAGGGGAAGTGCTTTCCGGCTTCCATCATTTTAACAAACATACATTCAGCTTTAAGAGCCAAAAGCTGGTAATTGTTTATGCGGACCGGATCCGACTGGAACAGGTGCTTACCAACCTACTTGGTAATGCAGTAAAATATGCCCCGAAGGGAGGGAAAGTTCAGGTAAAAATATGGGAATCGGGCAGTAATGTTTATGTATCAGTCAGCGACGAAGGAATTGGTATTGACCGTGAGCATTTGGCTGGGATTTTTGACCGGTTTTACCGCGCTGTTAATTCCCGTTCCAATATTTCCGGGTTAGGTATCGGCTTATACATCAGCAGAGAAATCGTGGTGCGGCATGGGGGAACTATAGAAGTAGAAAGTCAAAAAGGCATTGGATCTGTTTTTACTTTTTCGATTCCTCAAAAACGCCGTTAAAAGTAGTTTCAGCAAATAATTTATACGTGTGAAAAAAGATGTTTTAATTATAGAGGACGATAATGATACAGGCTATCTGGTAGCGTATGTCCTGAAAGGTGCACACTACGAGGTCAGGAGGGGGGCTTCTGCCAGTGACCTGGAGTTTGAACTTTCTGCAAAGCTCCCTGATGTTATTCTGCTGGACATCATGCTTCCGGACGGCAATGGTATTGATCTGTGCAGGAAGATAAAAAAGAGCAAATTAACCAGCCATATACCGGTGATCATCATGTCGGCACACCAGTCCGGTAATTTGGAAGCGGCCCGGGCCGACGGGTTTATTAATAAGACGTTTCGTATCATGGAAGTTATCGCATCTGTTAAAAGGGTTTGTTAAGGAAGGATGCACTTTATGTGTGCCTATGGCGGTAAAGGGTTTATAGCAGCGTTGAATGCCACGGCAATGGTTGCAGCAAGTGACGCACCTGCATCCTGCGCCCTCCCGCTATAGTAGCAAAGCCGGGCTAAAGTAAACTTGTATGCCTCTGTTGATTTTTGTATTTTTAATTTTACGGAAGTATAAGAAATTCCGTTTCATCCCCTGGCGATGAGAAGATTTATAGATATTGATCAATGATACAACAGGAATTTGCAACTAAGGCGAAGACAATTTTAGAGAAGGATGCCACTGTTCTTGGTTTGGCTGTTGGCGGCTCCTGGCTGACAAATGAAATGGATGCGTTCTCTGACCTGGACCTGATTCTTGTAACCCGTGAGAACGTTTCAGGCAATAAGGAGCTAATGCTTGATTATGCAAAAAGATTAGGGAGCTTTTTGTCTGGGTTTACCGGTGAACATGTGGGGGAACCCGGCCTTTTAATTTGCCTTTACGACCAGCCCCTTTTGCACGTTGACCTGAAATTTGTAACACCTGAAGCCTTTCGGACACGTATTGAGACGCCGGCCCTGCTATTGGACAAGGAGGGGCAACTTAAAAAGGCGATTAACCATTCACGCGCAACGTTTCCATATCCGGACTATCAATGGATTGAAGACAGGTTTTGGATCTGGATCCACTATGCCTTACTAAAAATCGGGCGCGGCGAGTATCTTGAAGCATATGACTTTTTGGGATTTCTGCGGAGAGTGGTTTTCGGGCCTTTGCTTCATATAAAAAATAAAAACCTGCCCCGTGGTGTCAGAAAAGTGGAAACAGGGTTAAGTACCGGGGATTTAGCCAAACTAAAGCGCACCCTTCCTATATACGACAGGCAATCCCTGTTAAACAGTTTCCGGAACGCTGTGTCCTTATACAGGCAATTAAGAATTGCGCTCTATGACAACAGTATAAATTTACAGGACAATACAGACAAAAAAGTGATGGAATATTTTGAAGCCATTGAAAACCGGAAATAGACAAAGTGCGCCGGTTATTGGAATCCGGCTTTATTGAATGGCTGAGTGAAGGATAAAGGCAACTGCGGCCCACAATGACCTGAACCTGGCAAAGCCTGTTTATTCTGAGCAGGAACACTGATTAATTGATATATGAAGTGTTGTTACTTAAAATTATACCGTTTAGGCTTTTAAATGGTTCAACAAGCTGTTAATGACAAGTGTTGTAAGTTATTGGAAATGAATCTACATAAGGAACGTCATTCCGAATGGAGCAGAGCGGAATGAGCGGAGGAATCTCTCTGAGAATACAGAGATCCCTCGGCTGCGCTGCCAATGACATATTATTTAATTCATTGTATTTCAATGATCTTTAATCCGTGTTTTAAAGCCAGTTTTTGTAAATAGTTTTGTTCACGCTGTTTTAATTGCTGTTCATATTTTGCAATACCCTGTTCCACGTATTGCGTTCCCTTTGTTAGCAGGTTATAAAAGGCTTCCGCTATTTTTCTGGCACCTGCTTTGATCGCTATTCGTGCATTCTTTCTGCTCTTAAGTTTTCTGATAAAAGCTCCTATTGCCACATACTTACTATTGAGTAATGCCTGGGCTATTTCCCGGAAGGTCTGACCGGCATTAGAATGATTGTTCATTTTCGATTTTCTGCTTTTTAAACCACTTTGGTTATGGCCCGGACAAAGGCCACACCAACTTACAAAATGTTTTGCCGTTGGGAATCGGCTCATGTCTGCTCCCACTTCTCCCAACAATTTCAGCAGTGTATAATCGGTGATACCAGGAATACAATTGGCATCTGCACCATAAATATTTAGTAATTTCTGATGCAGGCCGGTTATCATGGGCTTGTGATGCCGTATTGGCTTGGCTTTGTGTTCACTTGTAATGAACTGTTTGCCATGCTCAAGATTACACAACAAGCCTTCGATATGTTTATCAATAAGCAACAGTTGTTGCTGATGAACCTTCCAAAGATTTAAGCTTTGTTCTAATAGAAACAACCAGCTTTCATTATAATGGCCTTCCAGCGCATTGATTACCTGCTGTGCTTTCTTTTCACGGATGCTTACGTGACACAGAGACAGCAGCTTTTCTTTATTGCGTTCTCCGTTTAAGATGGCTTCGATCATCCGGATCCCGCTTGTCCCATTTATCTGACAAATCACTTCTGTGAGTTTTATATTCATTAACTCCAATGCTTTTTGCATCTTATTTACATAGGTACTTCCCATACTAATAAGATCTTCCCGCTCCCGGATCATCATGCGCAACTCCTTTAACTTTCCTGAGGGTATATAGCTTTGCCGTACCAGGCCTGCACTAAACATTTTTTGCATCCAGCACGCATCTTTTACATCGGTTTTTCTACCCTTTACCTGTTTTACTTCTTTAGGATTTACAAGGCAGACTTCCATGCCTGCTTCCTCCAGCATCTGGTGTAAGGCTATCCAGTAAATACCCGTTGCTTCCATACAAACCCGTTTTATTTTCTGTTGCAGGAGCGCTTCAATGCATTGCCGATAGCCAGTCGTAAATGTATCATAGCTTTTTACCGTAACCCCGTCAGTGGAAACGAAAATCTTTTTGGAGCCGATATCTATGGCTGCTGCATCTGGATTTTGTTGCTCAAACTCAATTACCTTTGACATAACAACTTTTTAAGAGTTAATAAAAAGCAGGCTACAGCCCAAAGAGGTTCTTAAAAAGGCAAGCTGCCAAACGGGAATACTGCCTGATACAGTATCACCAAACATTGATGGACCATTCTTTGAAGCAATGCTCAGGGTCAGGTACTAAGACACTAAGTTTATTACTGCTACACTGCTGTAGCCTGCTTCTTCAAAGTTATTACATGTCATCGCCTCATTGATTTGGGCCACCAATAGTTTACTCGGGATGACGATTAAAAAAAATTTGTCATCCGAATGAACTTAAATGCAATGTTTTTATGGTTGCCTCATCACGACATTGCTTATTGAACGGATTTTAATCTAAAGGTATTAATTCCGGGCTGCCGGATCAACTATTGCATACAAGCCAAAAAACCGGCAATAGCACCGGTCTGATACGTTTTTTCTGTCTATATACAACAGATAAATTTTAATGTTTACTTTCCAAACTCCTGATAAAAGCAATAATCTCCTTTTTTTCTTTTTCAGTGAGCCGAAGCTTTTCATCAGGAAGTGTCTGGTTCGGAAGATTGAGCCCCAGGCCCGCGCCTCCTCCATTATTATAGAATTCCATAACCTGATCCAGGGTCTGATATACGCCATTATGCATATAAGGGGCTGTTTTATCAATATTCCGGACAGTAGGGACCTTAAAGGCATATTTATAGGCATCAACACCAATAATATCATAATAGCCCCTATCCGGATCCGGCGTGGTGTCTGTCAGGGACCTGGGAACACCTAATACTTCCGTTTCGCTTGCAACATACTTGGGTGGAGTGGCTCCGTTAAACAAAGGTATAAAATGGCAGGTGGCACATTTTGCTTTTCCCATAAACAGATTAAATCCTTTCAGTTCCTGTGTTGACAGGGCCTGCTCATTGCCCTGCATATATTCATCAAACCGGCTGTTGAGCCGGGTCAGGCTGCGGATATAGGCAGCAAGGGCATTTGTGACTTCATCTGCACGAATGCTATTTTCAGTCTTTTCAGGAAAAGACTTTGACGGATAAGTACTCGGAGAAAAACTATCCGGTGAATAAGTATTTGCAGAAAAAGTATTTGCCGGAATACCTTCCGGAAACGCTTTGGCGAATAAGGACTGATACGTTTTATCTGCCGAAACATATTTTATGATTGCCTCCATCGAACCATCCATCTCGGCTTTGTTACTGATCACATCCCACACCTGCTCCTCCAGCGTTAACGCCCGCATATCGTAAAAATAATTAGACTGTAAAGCCGCATTGAGCAACGTGGGCACATTCCGCTTTAATAATTTTGCCGGATCATGGATCTCCGTAGGTTTAGCCAGCCCGTCCGTAAATGCTAACTCGGGGCGGTGGCAGGAGGCACAGCTTCTTGTACCGGTACCGGATAGCGCTGCATCATAAAAAAGTTTTTCCCCTAATGCCACTTTAGCGGCTGTAATATGAAATTCAGGGCCTGGTGAAAATGCATCCACATTGAATGCATCCGGATCAAACAGGGTCTTTGCTTCCTGTTTCAGCATCCGGTTGTACCTGATTTTTGGGCCGGGTATATTTTGCTCCAATTGCGCTATACCCGTGCTGATCTTATTGGCAAAACGGGTAATAAATACCGCTCTGTCAAAGGTGGCAAAGTCCGGATGTACATGCAGGTACCTGATGGCTGTATCCAGCTCCTGCAATAAGGGAGTTTGCCGGTTTTTACCGGTATAGTAACTGAGCACCTTCCGCAGGCTTTTTAAAGACGCAGCCGATTCCTCCATACTGTTCAGCGAAAGCGCATTGTCGAACCCGGTAATACCCAACGTAATGATCCTGAAAACCTCCAATTTGGCAGCGTCCAGGATCCGCCAGTCGGCAAGCTGATGATCAGCAAAATAAGCCATCAGGTACTCCGTATTTTTTATTAGGTGGGCCACTTCACGGATCAGTTCCTTTTTACCGGCAGTATCATATTTTGGGTAGATCAGCGGCTCAATCACCTGCAGGCCCATTGGGTCAATGGCCCGGACCAGGGAGGAGTCCTGTAAGTCTGCATTCTCAACTTCCTGAACAGGAGGGCCATTTAACCGCTCCGTCAGCTCCGAATCAAAATATGCGGCAGCCCATTCAAATTCCTTAAACAGCAACCTGGATCTTAGAAAGGCCTGCCGGACCCTTTGTGTGTCTATATTTCCATTACGGATATCTGAAAAAAAGGAGTCCTTTACATAGTCATGAAAGGTTACGATCTGGCTGAAGACCTTTTTCTGAATGCTTAGTTCCCGTTTACGGGATTTCGTTTGCGCTCCATGATCCGTATAAAAGGGAGTAAAGCTTGCAATAAATAGCCCCGTAAACAAAATGGCCACTATCCACATCTTCTTATGCATAACACATCTCCCTGCTGTTCAACAGCAATTATTTAAATATCAGCGCATTCCGGAAGGGGCTTGCATTTTTATCCCTTTCAGCCAGTGGTTTTATTCCCCACCGGTGCTCTATAAACGAAAGAATACTCACTGTTTCATATTGGGTATGATCAACATATCCCTTTTTTGCAAACGGCCCGATAACAATGGCAGGAATACGGCTGCCCGGCCCCCATCTGTCAATAACCGGTGGGGGCACATGATCAAAAAAGCCACCAAATTCATCATAGGTCAGAACAACCAGTGCATCTTTTGCATTGGGCCCTTCCAGCACTGCATTAATCAGGCTCACTGCCAGTTGTTCAGAAGAATACACTGCAGATGCGCCCGGATGCTCATCATTTCCTCCGCCGGGTTTTACAAAGGACACACTGGGCAGCGTACCTTCCTTTGCTGCTTTAATAAAATCATTTTGGTCTTTCATATGTTCCCTGCCAGGTGTTCCTTCCTGGTATTGGGTAAAATACAAAAAGGGCTCATGGTTATAGGCAAAATTATTTTTTCTTCCCGCCACTGCATCG
This window encodes:
- a CDS encoding DUF1328 domain-containing protein, giving the protein MLRWTITFLIIALIAAVLGFTGIASAFAGIAKIVFYIFIVLLLISFFMGRNSKAGE
- a CDS encoding NRAMP family divalent metal transporter → MQQKKKDQEKKSRFRHFIKILGPGLVTGAGDDDPSGIATYSQAGTLFGFQTLWTALITFPLMASVQAMCAKIGIVTSAGLTTTLKKHYPKFILYMMLIFSVPATVLNIGSDIAGMGAVSHLLFPFIPSFVFCILFTALLLFAIVKFSYQRIANILKWLCLSMLLYIIVPFLLKPDWMDVIKHTFVPAIRFDKDFLEIFVAILGTTISPYLFFWQATMEAEDKKKTASKIFVNKQVISDMKQDVRTGMFASNLVMFFIILTTGMVLHGHIKQIDTVEQAAKALEPLAGSMSYIIFAVGVIGTGFLAIPILSGSLSYIVAETFGWKQGLDKKFYQAPGFYLVVIFSLLVGLAIDLTGISPLKMLVYTAVLYGITAPVMIAVIVHICNNRKIMKAYTNGTFSNVMGILTFIIMTLAIIALLYFQLSS
- a CDS encoding DUF305 domain-containing protein, with product MKIVIKSLVTDPGVKAFGKMMGTDHSEPNNELNRIAAGLSSKSGAGLGRPCIKQMAGSHEKKVRLLKMPDSRYRIALPGHL
- a CDS encoding sensor histidine kinase; protein product: MHIQNSVLLAEEKQALLAAIVSSSQDAIISKTLKGIVTSWNPAAERLFGYQEYEALGKHISLIIPEDHIHEEDFILQQISKGLRIEHFETIRITKDGKRIPISLTVSPVLNQRGEITGASKIARDISGDIAAKQEKEQLYEEIKMLNKKKDEFIALATHELKTPITSLRGFLELLQLNVARNSTTAGLLERCARQVNKLNILLNDLLDVSRLQLGKLQLRYEYFDIVAMAGEVLSGFHHFNKHTFSFKSQKLVIVYADRIRLEQVLTNLLGNAVKYAPKGGKVQVKIWESGSNVYVSVSDEGIGIDREHLAGIFDRFYRAVNSRSNISGLGIGLYISREIVVRHGGTIEVESQKGIGSVFTFSIPQKRR
- a CDS encoding FAD-dependent oxidoreductase, whose product is MDRDAFTTTPWQDNFEIRIPQSPDTKAPFDVIIAGAGITGITTGLFLQQAGKKCLILEAHTVCFGTSSATTAHLNTVLDTSYPELIKKFGTASSRLVAQGAKEAIGLIKEHIKAYEIDCDFEEKKGYLYAQNEKEDDELGKMLEGMRTAGIEAAPGSSIPLPVPFTTAIQFPGQAQLHPLKYLKALLHQFLEAGGAIRTGAPVQKVVQKEGIQEVYSANGRYSAADVVYATHIPPGINLLHFRCAPYRSYVLGIRLADHSYPDALVYDIEDPYHYFRTARHQGAPLLIVGGCDHKTGHADNTGQLFRELEAYAAKFFRIASIPYRWSSQYYEPADGLPYIGRLPGNNDHLYTATGYSGNGMIFGTLAGRILCNLITGNDNPYKTLLAPSRIKPVAGFSNFIKENADVVRHFIGDRLSVEVPEAFAGLGIGEGRVVKQGGQPIAVYKNEEGNIFALDPVCPHAGCLVQWNNAERSWDCPCHGSRFDSTGAVLNGPSQKKLRQLNR
- a CDS encoding type 1 glutamine amidotransferase domain-containing protein translates to MKRILMVVTSHAKMENTKSTTGVWLGEFTDPYYEFTDAGWEVRLCSPAGGRPPVDPLSTLTGNITASNRRFSDDPEARLAFENTYMLDEIDPTQYDAVFYPGGHGPLWDLASNELSGRLILSYLKAGKPVAAVCHGPAALIMAAELQPGLLKGKKIAAFTNEEEVLTFRVNHIPYKLENRLRELGADFSSAALPFAGHVVMDGLLITGQNPLSAAPAARRLINLMSDRAAYVQHQV
- a CDS encoding DUF6496 domain-containing protein; amino-acid sequence: MKKRRKVTSRKQAIAMEWPEARKAGAQKSKE
- a CDS encoding response regulator transcription factor; translated protein: MKKDVLIIEDDNDTGYLVAYVLKGAHYEVRRGASASDLEFELSAKLPDVILLDIMLPDGNGIDLCRKIKKSKLTSHIPVIIMSAHQSGNLEAARADGFINKTFRIMEVIASVKRVC